From Paenibacillus sp. V4I7, one genomic window encodes:
- the hemQ gene encoding hydrogen peroxide-dependent heme synthase, with protein sequence MSEAVQTLEGWYALHDFRLIDWNAWHAATPQERKHATDELNTFLSQWQQFENDKLGSTAVYSIVGQKADFVFMQMRETLEELNELENTFNKSSFAAFTIPVYSYVSIVELSSYLAKPGVDPSEDPEIQARLKPILPKSKHICFYPMNKRRDGNDNWYMLPAEDRKTMMRSHGMIGRTYAGKVKQIITGSVGLDDWEWGVTLFSDDPLHFKKLVYEMRFDEVSARFGEFGDFYVGNLLTPDKFAKLIQI encoded by the coding sequence ATGAGTGAAGCCGTACAAACGCTGGAAGGCTGGTATGCGCTCCATGATTTCCGTCTGATCGATTGGAACGCATGGCATGCCGCAACCCCTCAGGAGCGTAAGCACGCAACGGACGAGCTGAATACATTTCTGTCTCAGTGGCAGCAATTCGAAAACGATAAACTAGGCAGTACTGCCGTTTATAGCATCGTTGGTCAGAAAGCCGACTTTGTATTCATGCAAATGCGCGAAACGCTGGAAGAATTGAATGAACTGGAAAATACGTTTAATAAATCAAGCTTCGCCGCATTTACAATCCCGGTCTATTCCTACGTATCCATTGTAGAATTAAGCAGTTATCTAGCTAAGCCAGGCGTGGATCCTTCGGAAGATCCGGAAATTCAAGCCCGCTTGAAGCCTATCCTGCCTAAATCGAAGCACATCTGCTTCTATCCGATGAATAAGCGTCGCGATGGCAATGACAACTGGTACATGCTCCCTGCGGAAGATCGCAAAACGATGATGCGCAGCCACGGCATGATTGGACGCACATACGCAGGTAAAGTCAAACAAATCATTACAGGCTCCGTAGGACTGGATGATTGGGAGTGGGGCGTAACCCTGTTCTCCGATGATCCTCTTCATTTCAAAAAGCTCGTTTATGAAATGCGTTTCGACGAAGTGAGCGCACGTTTCGGTGAGTTCGGCGACTTCTACGTCGGCAACTTGCTGACACCTGATAAATTTGCTAAATTAATTCAAATTTAA
- a CDS encoding alpha/beta fold hydrolase gives MPFAHVNGTKLNYEITGTGTPIVFFHPPLLTSQNFAYQREQLSGQFQVITFDFRGHGASKSSERPFSYALIVEDLRQLLDYLGIEKVFLCGYSTGGALVLEALLTYPKRFLGGIVVSGMSELTDIYNKSRLWLASWMAGSGPLMKLLKKAITFGNADNENTYHSLYESSLSDAANDVKSYYEQSLTYTCTRRLRSIQHPILLIYGQKDHTFHRYANLLHAELPHSSLYFIKDAKHQIPTKNPSRMNDLIRLWVDSLEDIQTQRVLLDLAIAKKLNPDMYGEDIQESQAPLH, from the coding sequence TTGCCTTTCGCCCACGTGAACGGAACGAAATTGAATTATGAGATTACGGGGACTGGCACCCCAATCGTCTTTTTTCATCCACCTTTATTAACCTCGCAGAATTTTGCTTATCAAAGAGAACAGCTGTCGGGTCAATTCCAAGTCATTACCTTTGATTTCAGGGGGCACGGAGCCAGCAAGTCGTCAGAACGTCCATTTAGCTATGCTCTTATTGTTGAGGATTTAAGGCAGCTGCTGGATTACCTAGGTATCGAAAAAGTATTCCTGTGCGGTTATTCAACAGGTGGCGCGTTAGTGCTGGAAGCGCTGCTTACGTACCCTAAACGTTTCCTTGGGGGAATCGTGGTTAGTGGGATGTCTGAATTAACGGATATTTATAACAAAAGCAGGCTGTGGCTCGCTTCGTGGATGGCGGGTTCAGGGCCACTCATGAAGTTACTGAAAAAAGCAATTACTTTTGGAAATGCGGATAATGAAAACACCTATCATAGTCTATATGAGAGCTCATTAAGCGATGCTGCGAATGATGTAAAATCCTATTACGAGCAATCCCTTACGTATACATGTACACGCCGTCTCAGAAGTATCCAGCATCCTATCCTATTGATTTATGGTCAGAAGGACCACACCTTTCATCGGTATGCGAACTTACTTCATGCAGAGCTGCCGCATAGCTCACTCTATTTCATTAAGGATGCTAAACATCAAATTCCGACTAAGAACCCTTCTCGGATGAATGACCTGATTCGCCTGTGGGTAGACAGCCTGGAAGATATTCAGACACAGCGTGTACTTTTGGACTTAGCGATTGCAAAGAAGCTGAATCCAGACATGTATGGCGAGGATATCCAGGAAAGTCAAGCGCCACTCCATTAA
- a CDS encoding NAD(P)/FAD-dependent oxidoreductase produces MSRIPRIVILGAGYGGILSAIRLQKELNYNEADVTLVNKHDYHYITTHLHMPAAGTDNPENARVNILKLIDEFKVDFVKSTVTQIRPHEKKVILEDGTLSYDYLVIGLGGEAETFGIPGLKENALNIRSINSVRFIREHIEYQFAKYKREPDRKDYLTFVIGGAGFTGIEFIGELADRIPQLCKEFDVDPSLVKIYNIEAAPTALPGFDPELVEYAMKVLTDKGITFKIGTAIKECTPEGVLIAGDEFIKAATVVWTGGIRGNHMLDEAGFETMRGRIKVDEHLHAPGFDNIYVVGDCSIVMNDEGRPYPPTAQIAMQQGEAVAHNLIASIRGSQMKTFKFSNKGTVASLGKGQAIGIVGSRKLKGNVAAMMKKVVDMRYLYIIGGIPLVIRKGRF; encoded by the coding sequence GAATTAAATTACAACGAAGCTGATGTAACACTTGTAAACAAACATGACTACCATTACATTACTACCCATCTTCACATGCCTGCTGCAGGGACAGATAATCCTGAAAATGCACGTGTGAACATTTTGAAATTGATTGATGAATTTAAAGTTGATTTCGTGAAATCGACTGTTACACAAATCCGTCCGCATGAGAAAAAGGTTATTCTCGAAGATGGTACGCTTTCCTACGACTACCTGGTTATTGGTCTTGGTGGCGAAGCTGAAACTTTCGGTATTCCAGGGCTTAAAGAAAACGCATTGAACATTCGCAGTATCAACAGCGTTCGTTTCATTCGTGAACATATTGAGTATCAATTCGCGAAGTACAAGCGTGAGCCGGATCGCAAAGATTACCTGACATTTGTTATCGGTGGAGCAGGATTTACTGGAATCGAGTTCATTGGTGAGCTTGCTGACCGTATTCCACAGCTTTGCAAAGAATTCGACGTGGATCCTTCCCTAGTGAAGATTTATAATATTGAAGCAGCTCCAACGGCACTGCCAGGATTCGATCCTGAGCTTGTTGAGTATGCGATGAAAGTTTTGACTGACAAAGGCATTACTTTCAAAATCGGAACAGCAATTAAAGAATGTACACCTGAAGGTGTTTTGATCGCTGGCGATGAGTTCATCAAAGCAGCAACAGTTGTTTGGACAGGCGGTATCCGCGGTAACCATATGCTTGATGAAGCCGGCTTCGAAACGATGCGCGGCAGAATTAAAGTTGATGAGCACCTGCATGCGCCTGGTTTCGATAACATCTATGTTGTTGGTGACTGTTCCATCGTGATGAACGATGAAGGCAGACCATACCCTCCAACAGCTCAAATCGCTATGCAGCAAGGTGAAGCTGTTGCACACAACCTGATTGCTTCCATTCGCGGTTCGCAAATGAAAACTTTCAAATTCTCCAACAAAGGTACAGTTGCTTCCTTAGGTAAAGGTCAAGCCATCGGTATCGTTGGTTCCCGTAAGCTTAAAGGTAACGTTGCAGCCATGATGAAAAAAGTGGTTGATATGAGATACCTCTACATTATCGGCGGTATTCCACTTGTTATACGTAAAGGACGTTTCTAA
- a CDS encoding YuiB family protein, which yields MLQMIIATVLMIVLFFGIGFILNMLMKTTWFPLYAFIALIIGVVIYGSIGEASFLSSGENFTIVDIIPAIGGLVGAILSGSAIKALRIRGFKMF from the coding sequence TTGTTACAAATGATCATTGCCACTGTCTTAATGATAGTGTTATTTTTTGGGATCGGGTTTATTTTGAATATGCTAATGAAAACAACATGGTTTCCACTTTATGCTTTTATTGCTTTGATTATCGGTGTTGTTATTTATGGTTCAATTGGAGAGGCGTCTTTTCTCTCCAGCGGAGAGAACTTCACAATAGTTGATATTATTCCTGCTATCGGTGGTTTGGTTGGCGCTATTTTAAGTGGATCGGCCATTAAAGCGCTGCGGATTAGAGGCTTCAAAATGTTTTAA